The following nucleotide sequence is from bacterium.
TCGTCGACGTCGAGGGCGCCCGCCTGTACCTCCAGATGACCGACGTCGATCCGAAGGAGGTGAAGCTCGGCATGCCCGTCGAGCTGACCTTCCGGAAGATCCACGAGGCCGGCGGGACGCCGAACTACTTCTGGAAGTCGACGCCGCTGCGGTGAGCAAACCCGCGCTGCGCCTTGCACTTTCCGGACCCCGGTCGTAGCCTCCCGCCCGCCATGAAGCCTGACGCCATCCGGGACAAGGTCGCGATCGTCGGTATGGGCTGCTCCAAGTTCGGCGAGAACTGGGACAAGGACCCGCAGGACATGATCGTCGAGGCCGCGTTCGAGGCCTACGCCGACGCGAAGATCGAGGATCCGCAGCGGCAGATCGAGGCGGTCTTCTGCGGGGCGCAGTACCCGTCGAAGGGCACGGCCGAGGTGGCGGACGCGCTCAAGCTCTACGACCGGCCCGTCAGCATGGTGGTGAACTACTGCGCCACCGGCACCGACGCCTTCCGCTACGGCGTCTTCGCGGTCGCGTCGGGCATGTACGACACGGTGCTGGTCGTCGGCTTCGACAAGCCGAAGGACCGCGGCGTCTCGGGGCCGAGCGTCGCGGTCACCGGCGTGCGCGGTCTCCCGGCGACGCCCGCCGGCTGGTTCTCGCTCTGCGCCGCGCAGTACTTCCAGACCTACGGCGCCGGCCGCGAGGACCTCGCCAGGATCGCCGTCAAGAACCACCACAACGGCACGCTCGCGCCGAAGTCGATGCTGAAGCGGGAGATCACGGTCGAAGACGCCCTGGGCGCGCGCATGATCTCCTGGCCCTTCGGCCTCTACGACTGCGCCGCGCAGTCCGACGGCGCCGCCGCGGCGATCATCACCAGCCGCGAGCTCGCGAAGTCCTACCGCGACGACTTCGTCCTCGTGCGCGGCATCGGCATCGCGCTGTCGCCGAACCCGCAGGAGGATCCGGCCTTCGACTTCCTGCGCTGGCGCGCGAGCGAGATGGCCGCGAAGCAGGTCTACGCGCAGGCGGGCATCACCAACCCGCGCAAGGAGATCGACGTCGCCCAGGTGCACGACTGCTTCACGCTGACCGAGCTGCTCGCCTACGAGGATCTCGGCTTCTGCGAGAAGGGCTCCGCGAAGGAGCACATCCAGAGCGGCACCTTCGCGCTCGACGGCGAGCTGCCGGTCAACACCGACGGCGGTCTCAAGACGTTCGGTCACCCGACGGGGGCCACCGGCGTCCGCATGATCTACGAGAACTACAAGCAGCTGCAGGGCAAGGCCGAGAAGCGTCAGGTGAAGAACGCGACGGTGGGCCTGTCGCACAACATCGGCGGCGCGCCGCAGGCGTGCGGCATCTGCATCGTCGCGATGCCCTGAACGGGCGTCGCGCCCGCCGTCGGTTGTGACGGCGGTGGCCGCCATCTAGATCGGGCGGTCACGCATGCGCGCGCCCTCGCTTCCCCGGGCCGGCTCCGGTCCCGTCTCGCTCGCCGAGGAGCTGGCCGGCGCCCCGTGGCCCGCCCGGGCGCGCGCCACCTGGGGCCTCGCGTGGCCGGTCATCCTGGCCTTCTCGCTCGAGTCGATCGTCGGGCTGATCGACGCCCTGCTCGTGGGGCGGCTCGGGGCCAATGCCACGGCCGCGGTCGGGCTCGGCGTCCAGATGCTGTCGGCGATGAACCTCGCCATGTTCGCCGTCGGCACCGGGGCGCTGGCGATCGTCGCGCGGCACGTGGGGGCGGGCGAGCGCGCCGCGGCCGAAGCGGCGGTCGGACAGTCGCTGCTGGCGGCGGCGGGGCTCGGGCTCGCGACCGCGGCGGTCGTCGTCCCGTGTGCGCCGCTGCTGATCGGCCTCTTCCGCATCGAGCCGGGCGTCGCGGCGGAGGCGGTGCCGTTCATCCGCCTGCTGATGCTGGGGCTGGCGCCGTCGGCGGTGGTGTTCACGGTGTCGGCGAGCCTGCGGGCGGCGGGCGACACGCGCACGCCGCTGCTCATCGGCGCGGTCGTCGGCCTCACCAACGTCGTTCTCGCCTGGGGCCTCATCTTCGGGCACTTCGGCCTGCCGGCGCTCGGCGTGCGCGGTGCGGGTCTGGCGACGGCGTCGGCGTTCACGGTCGGCGCGGCGCTCGGGGTGGGGCTTCTCCTGCGCGGCCGGCTCGCGCTCGCCGTGCACTGGCGCTCGCTGCGGCCGCGGCCGGCGATCGTCGGCCGCGTGCTGCGCGTCGGCTACCCGGCGGCGATCGAGCACGCGATCATGCAGGCCGGGTTCCTCGCCTACATGGCCTTCGCGGCGCACTACGGCACCGGCGCGGTGGCGGCCTACTTCATCGGCGTGCGCGTCCTGGCGCTGGCCTTCCTGCCCGGGCTCGGGTTCGGCGCCGCCGCCGGTGCGCTCGTCGGCCAGTCGCTCGGCGCGCGTCGCGCCGACGACGCCACGCGCGACGGCTGGATGGCCGTGTGGCTGTCGATGGCCTTCATGACGACGGGCGGCCTCGTGCTGTTCGCGGTGGCGCGCCCGGTGGCGCAGCTCTTCGTCGACGACGCCGCGGTGGTCGACGCCGCCGTGCCCTTCATCCAGGTGCTGGCGCTCGTGCACCCGCTCATGGCCATCGACTTCACGCTGAGCGGCGCGCTGCGCGGCGCCGGCGACACGCGCTTCCCGCTGCTGGTGGCGCTGCTCGGCTTCTACGTCGGGCGCCTCGGCGCGTCGTACGTCGTGACCTTCGTGCTCGGCCTGCCGATCCTGTGGCTGTGGCTGACCCTCGTCCTCGACTACATCGTGCGCGCGAGCCTCAAGAGCTGGCGCTTCCGCTCCGGCGCCTGGCAGCGCATGCGGGTGTGAGTCGCCCTTGAGGCGGCCGCGGCCCGCGTGCTAGCCGGCAGCCCGTGCGCGCGCGCCTCCATCGGCTCCTCGGTCCGGACGGCAACTGCTTCGACGTCGCGATCGACCACGGTGTCTTCAACGAGCCGACGTTCCTCGGCGGCATCGCCGACATGCCGCGGGCCGTCGCCGCGATCGTCGCCGCGGGGCCCGACGCCATCCAGCTGACCCCCGGCCAGGCGCCGCTGCTCCAGAACGTCCCGGGCAGGACCAAGCCGGCGCTCGTGCTGCGCACCGACGTCGCCAACGTCTACGGCACGACGCTGCCGCGCGCGCTCTTCTGCGAGCCGATGACCGACGCGGTCGAGCAGGCCGTGCGGCTCGACGCCGCCGCCGTCGTCGTGAACCTGCTGTTGCTGCCCGACCAGCCCGAGCTGCACCGGCAGTGCGTGCGCAACGTGGTCGCGCTGAAGCCGGTCTGCGAGCGCTTCGGCATGCCGCTCATGGTCGAGCCGATCGCCATGAAGCTGCCGTCGGCGCAGGGCGGGTATGCGGTCGACGGCGACGTCGCGAAGATCGTGCCGCTCGTGCGTCAGGCGGTCGAGCTCGGCGCCGACCTCATCAAGGCCGATCCGCCGGACGAGCCCGCCGACCTCGCGCGCGTCCTCGAGGTCGCGGGGGCGGTGCCGGTGCTCGTGCGCGGCGGCGGCAAGGCGGACGAGGCGGAGATCCTGCGCCGCACCCACGCCGTCATGCGCGCCGGCGCCCGCGGCATCGTCTACGGTCGCAACGTCATCCAGCACCCGAACCCGACCGCCATGACCCGGGCCTTCATGGCCATCGTCCACGACGGCGCCACGCCCGAGCAGGCGCTCGCGATCCTCCGGGGGAGCCATGCGTAGGCTCGTCCTGCTGGTCCTGGTCCTGCCAGTCGCCATCTTCGGCGCCTTCATCGGCGCGCTGCTGCTGGCGTCCGAGACGGTGGGCGAGGTCGTCGTCGTGCACAGCAGGGCCGCCGACGGCGGCGAGAAGGCGACGCGCCTGTGGATCGCAGAGGACGACGCCGGCACCCTCTGGCTGCGCGGCAAGGACGGCTCGCCGTGGCTCGTCCACATCGCGACCAACCCGGTGATCCAGGTGGATCGCGGCGACGGCTCGACGGTTCCGATGCGGGCGACGGCGGTGGACGATCCCGCCACCCGCGAGAAGGTGCACGCGCTCATGCAGCGCGACTACGGCGCGGTCGACTCGGTGATCGCGGCGATGCGGGACCCCGACACCTCGGTGCCCGTCCGGCTCGAGCCGGCCTCGTAGGGCGCGGCGTGAGCCAGCCCGTCCTGGGCGGCGCCGCGTCCGCGAAGCTCGCGAGGCCGACGGCTACGCCGTCGTCGCCGCCCGCGAAACGCATGCGGTGAGGCTGGACGCGGTGCGGCGCGTCCGATAGCCCGAGGGCATGCTGCGTGCCCTCGACGTCGCGACCTCGGTCGGCGCCTCCGCGGCGCGCGTCTTCACCGGCGCCTGGGTCGGCCCGCTCGGCCCGCGCCCCGCGCGTCCTCTCGAGCTCTACGAGTTCGAGGCCTGCCCGTTCTGTCGCAAGGTGCGCGAAGCGCTCTCGATCCTCGATCTCGAGGCCTTCGTCTATCCCTGCCCGAAGGGCGGCTCGCGCTACCGCGACGAGGTGGTGCGCTGGGGCGGCAGGGCGATGTTCCCATGGTTCCACGACCCGAACACCGGCGTGCGGATGTACGAGTCGAGCGACATCGTCCAGTACCTCTTCGCCAAGTACGGCACCGGCTCGGTACCGCTGCTGCTGCGCCTCGGCCCGCTGACGGTCGCACAGTCGAGCCTGGCGTCCGCCTGGCGTCCGCTGCGCGGCGCGCGCGCCGTCGCCTCGAAGCGCCCGATCCATCCCCTCGAGCTGTGGAGCTTCGAGGCGTCGCCGTTCTGTCGTCTCGCCCGTGAAGCCCTGTGCGAGCTCGAGCTGCCGTACCTGCTCCACAACGTCGCCCACGGCAGCCCGTCGCGCGAGGCGTTCGTCGCCCGCTCGGGCAAGATGCAGGTGCCGTACCTGTACGATCCGAACACCGGGAAGGAGATGTTCGAGAGCGCGGGCATCGTGGCGTACCTGCGCGGGACGTACGCGGCGGGCTGACCGGGCGGGTGCCTCGCTCGGATCGCGTCGCCGCCGCCCCACCGCACGGACCACATACGCACCGCCGTGCGCACAGGGGCGGCATTCCCCCCGGCGCGTGCGCCGGGAAGCGCCGGGTGCGCAGTGCCGTGCGGAAGTGCTTTGACCGGGCCGACCGGCGCGTGGTACCCGCGCGCGGATGGAACGGGCCGTCGTCATGACCGGGCTCGGCGGCCAGGGGATCCAGCTGGCGGCCAAGCTGCTGGCCGAGGCGGCGATGCTCGAGGGCCGCGAGGTCATGATGTTCGGCATCTTCATGGGCATGATCCGCGGCGGGTCGAGCGAGTCGACGGTCGTGATCGGGGACCGGCCGATCGAGACGCCGCCCATCGTGCCGAGCGCCTGGGCCGTGCTCGCGATGCACGGCGACGGGCTGGCGAAGCTGGGGCCGAAGCTGGAGCCCGGCGGCATCGTCTGCACGAACCGGAGCCTCGTGACGTCGCCGCCGGCGTGGCCAGGGGTGCGCCAGGTGGACGTCGCGGCGACCGACCTCGCCAAGGAGATGGGGCAGCCGCTCGGCGCGAGCATGATCGCGCTCGGCGCCTTCGTGCGCGCCACCGGCATCGTCGGCCTCGAGGCGCTCGGGCGCGCGCTCGACACCGTGCTGCCGCCGCACCGGCGCAAGCACGCCGAGGCCAACCGGCGGTGTCTCGAGCGCGGTGCGGATGCCGTGGCGGCGCCGGCCGGCGAGACCGCCTGGACCTGAGCCCGGTGGCGGCGAAGAAGACGGGCGCCCAGCCGGCGAAGAAGTCGGCGAAGTCGGGGCCGGCGAAGCAGGCGGGGAGCGGCGACAATCGCTTCCTGCGCGACATCGTCCAGGTCTTCGGCGGCAACGTCGCGATGATGATCATCGGCGTCGGCACGGGCGCGATCACCGCGCGCGCCCTGGGCCCGCACGATCGCGGTCTCTTCCAGCTCCTCGTGCTGCTGCCGGTGACGCTCGGCAACTTCGCCAAGCTCGGCATCCCGCAGGCGAGCGTCTACTTCATGCGCCGCCGCGGCGCCTCGGCGTCGCAGGTGGCGTCGAACGCGTTCTGGGCGGCGCTGGTCATGGGCACGCTCATGGCGATCGCCTGCTGGTTCGGGCGCGACTGGATCCAGGAGCGGCTCCTCAAGGATGCGCCGCGCGACGTGCTGCTGCCGATCCTGATGCTGATCCCGGCGATCCTGCTCCAGACCTACTTCCTCGGCATCGCGCAGGCGCAGCAGCGCTTCCACGAGTACAACATCCAGCAGGTCGTCCCGAACCTGCTCGCCCTGGTCGGCATGTTCGTCGTGCTGCTGGTGCTCGACCTCGGGCTGATCGGCGCGGTGCTCACCCACGTCGCGATCAACCTCTTCATGACGGTGTGGCTCGCGCTGCGCATCCATCGCGTGGCGCCGCTGCGCTGGCGCGTCGACACCACGCTCGCGCGCGACATGCTGGGCTTCGGCGGCAAGTCCTACGTGCAGACGCTGGCGGCGACGCAGCACCAGAAGATCGACCAGTACCTGATCGGCTACCTGCTGACGCCGGACCAGGTCGGCCTGTACGCCATCGCCGTCAACATGACGAACATCCTCACCCGCATCTGGGAGGCGACGGGCACCGTGCTGTTCCCGCGGCTCGCCGCGTCCGACGACCGCACCGCCCATGCGGCGACGGCGCGCGTCGCCCGGCACACGGTGTTCATCACGGTGGTGGGGGCGCTCGGCCTGCTCGTCGCCGGGCCGATCGTCATTCCGCTGATCTACGGCCGGGACTTCGCGGGCGCCGTGCCGGCGTTGCTCTGGCTCCTGCCCAGCCTCGTGATGATGGCGCTCTACCAGATACTGACGCGCAACTTCACCAGCCGCGGCAAGCAGGAGATCAACATCATCGCCGCGGTGCTCGCCCTCGTCCTGAACGTCGGCTGCAACCTGTGGCTCATCCCGCGCTACGGCATCGTCGGCGCCGCGATCGCGAACAACATCTCGTACTCGGTCGCCGCGATCCTCCTGCTCGTCGCCTTCGTGCGCGAATCCGGCCACGGGCTCGCCGAGGCGACCGTCCTGCGCGGGAACGAGGTGCGCGCCATGCTCCAGCGCATCCAGCGCCTCGGTCTCCAGCTCGTCGGCCGCGCCGGCGCCTGACGCGACGCGCAGACCGCGCGCGCGTTGTGTCCCGCGCCGGGGCCGTGTTAGCGGTCGAAGCCGATGCCGCGCCAGCCCGCGACGGTCACCATCGACGTCGAGACCTGCAAGGGGTGCGCCCTGTGCGTCGACGTCTGTCCGCCGAAGGTGCTGGCGATGACGACCCACGAGGTGAACCGTATCGGCTACCGCTACCCCGTCCTCTCGGACGGGTGCACGGGCTGCGAGCTGTGCTTCCGGATGTGCCCGGACTTCTGCTTCGAGGTGTACCGGGGGACCGAGGCATGAGCCGGCGCGTCCTGATGGAGGGCAGCCACGCGATCGCGGAGGCCGCGATCCAGGCCGGCTGCCGCTTCTACGCCGGCTACCCGATCACGCCGTCCACCGAGATCCTCGAGTACATGTCGCACCGCCTGCCGCAGGTCGGCGGCGTGTGCATGAACGCCGAGAGCGAGATCGAGGCGATCAACATGGTGTGGGGTGCCGCCGCGACCGGGGCGCGCGCCATGATCGCGTCGACGGGGCAGGGCATCAGCCTCATGCAGGAGTCCCTCGCCGAGCTGGCCAACGCGCAGCTGCCGTGCGTCGTGGTCAACATGATGCGCGGCCAGAGCGACTACTATCAGGCGACGCGCGGCGGCGGGCACGGCGACTATCGCCACATCGTGCTGGCGCCGCACACGGTGCAGGAGGCCGTCGACCTGGTCGGCCTCGCCTTCCACCTCGCCGATCGCTGGCGCGTGCCGGCGAACGTGCTCGGCGACTTCGTCCTGTCCCACACCTCGGAGGCGGTGACGTTCGCGCCGCGCGACGAGTCCGACCTGCCGCCGAAGACGTGGGCCGCGACCGGCGCGCGCGGCCGGCGCGCCCACAACGTGACGCCGCTCGGCGCGCCCGAGAAGCTGAACCTCGACCCCGGCACCCACCACGCCGCCGTCGCCGAGAAGTACCCGAAGATCGCCGCTGCCGAGGTGCGCGTCGAGACGGGGCTCTGCGACGACGCGGAGGTGGTCGTCGTCGCCTTCGGGACGCCGGCGCGCTTCGCGAAGCACGCCGTCCGCCGCTGCCGCGAGCGCGGCATGAAGGTGGGCTGGGTGCGGCCGATCACGCTCTGGCCGTTCCCCCAAGCGGCGATCGCCGAGGTGGCCGGGCGCGCGCGCGCCGTCGCCGTGTTCGAGCAGAACGCGGGGCAGATGATCGACGACGTCCGTCTCGCCGTGCTCGGGCGCTGCCCCGTCGTGCCGATCGGCGGCATCAGCCACGACCACTCCGGCTTCGGGGTCGGCCCGATGCTCGACACGAACGTCGTCGCGGAGCGCATCGCGGCGGTCTGGGAAGGACGAGCGGCCGCATGACCGAGAAGCTGAAGAAGGTCTCCGCGAAGTCGGACCTGCTGCTGTCGACGGAGCACTCGCTGTGCCCCGGCTGCGGCGAGCCGCTCGCGCTGCGCACGATCCTCGAGCTGCTGACCGAGCTCGGCCAGCGCGACCAGACCGTCTGCGTGTGCGGCATCGGCTGCTACACGGCGTTCCCGTCGATCATCGACGTCGACGTCGTGCAGGCGCTGCACGGGCGCGCACCGTCGGTCGCGACGGGCGTGAAGCGCATGCTCCCCGACCGCTTCGTCTGGACGCTCCAGGGCGACGGCGACATGGTGAACGAGGGTCTCCAGGAGATCCTCCACTGCGCCGCCCGCGGCGAGAAGTTCACGGCGGTGCTTCTAAACAACGGCGTGTTCGGCGAAACCGGTGGACACATGACCGCCACCAGCGTCCTCGGTCAGAAGACCAAGACGACGATGGCGACCGGCCGCGTCCCCGAGCTGCACGGCTGGCCCATCAAGATCGCCGATCTGATCGCGCAGATCGACGGCGCCGTCTACGTCGCGCGCGGCGCGATGCACACCGCCGCCGCGGTGAAGTGGACGCAGCAGTGCCTGCGGGATGCGTTCCGGGCGCAGATCGAATCGCGGGGCTTCTCGTTCGTCGAGATCCTGACCATGTGCCCCACCGACTGGTACGTCGATCCGACGGAAACGCCGAGCTGGGTCGAGCAGAACTTCTCGCCGACCTATCCACTGAAGGTTCTGAAGAGCCCGTCGTGATGCGCCGGCGGTGGTGGGGTGGGGTGGCCGCGGCGCTGGTCCTGGGATGGACGCAGCTGGCCGCGGCCCAGGGCAAGATCCTCCTCTCCGAGGTGCTCGGCAGCTGGCAGGGCGACGACACCGTCCAGTTCGTCGAGCTGCAGATGATCGCCGCCGGCCAGCACATGCTGGCCGGCGTCGGCGAGCTGGTGTTCGACGATGCCGCCGGCGACGCCGGCACGCGTCGCTTCTTCACGCTGACGGCCAACGTCCCGCGCGGCGTGATCAACGCCACGATCCTCGTCGCCACGGCGCGCTTCCGCCAGGTGGCGCCGAGCGTGGCTCCGGACTTCACGCTGCCCGACGGCATGATGGCGACGCGCCACGGGCGCGTCTGCTACCAGGTACGGAGCTCGAACGGCGGCGCGACGCTGGTCGACTGCATCGCGTACGGCAGCTTCACCGGTCAGAACGGCTCCTTCGGCCGTCCCGAGGTCACGCCCGACAACCGCTCGCTCCAGCGCGTCGACCTCACCGGCGTGAACCGGCCCGACTGGATCACGGCGCTCACCCCGGCGCCGCAGAACAACGCCGGCGCCATCACCACCATGGCCACGCTGTGCGGCGACGGGCGGATCTCGCAGGGGGAGGTCTGCGACGGCAGCGATCTCGGCGGGCAGACGTGCGCGAGCCTCGGCTACGCCAGGGGCAAGCTCCGCTGCGTCGAGTGCCACCTCGACACGCGCAACTGCACCTTCTGCGGCAACGACGAGAAGGGCGACGACGAGGAGTGCGACGGCTCCGACTTCGGCGACACCACCTGCGGCGCGCTCGGCTTCACCGGCGGCACGCTCGCGTGCAGCGAGAAGTGTCGCATCTCCACGGCGGGCTGCGATCCGACCTTCCACATCCCCGGCGGCGGGCCGGCGAAGACGGACTGTACGGCCGAGTGGCGCATCACCAACGTCGCGCAGAAGCCGGGCAGCACCGGCAAGACGGCGCTGAAGCAGCGCTGTCGCGACGGCGACACGGGCTGCGATCACGACGCCGTGGCGGGCCAGTGCACGTTCGCCCTCGCGGCGTGCTTCGTGCGTGACGACGCGCGCCTCGCCAAGTGCACCGCGCCGGCCGTCGGCGACTGGACGCTGCTCGCGCCGGCGATCGACGTCGCCCCCGCCGCCGACCTCGTCGCCGCGGTCGCGGCGCTCGCACCGTCGACCGTCGTCGGCGGCGCCGTCACCTTCGCGACGCCGCTCGAGACGCCCGAGACCTGCACGGAGACCGTCGCCGTCGTGCTGCCGGTGGGCGGCAAGCTGAAGCTGCGGGCGCGCACCTCGGCCACCGCCGGCAAGCCGCGCGACCAGGACACGCTGAAGCTCCTCTGTCGGCCCTGAGCGGCCGGCGCCGGCCGGTGCCCGGGTGGGGCTTGCGTCCGGGCGCCGCACGGGCGAAGAGAGGGCGAAGTGACCGCGCCGCCGCTTCGCCCCCGAGGCACCACCGCCGCCCCCGGCAACCGCTACGAGCAGCTCCGCGTCGAGCGCGACGAGGAGCCCGACGGCAGCGAGCCCACCCGCTTCTACCGCGACGCCAGCAGGACGATCCTGGCGGAGAACCGGAGCCCCGACGTCGGCTTTCGCTACAGCGTGAACCCGTACCGGGGCTGCGAGCACGGCTGCATCTATTGCTACGCGCGTCCGTCGCACGAGTACCTCGGCTTCGACGCCGGCCTCGACTTCGAGAGCCGCATCATGGTGAAGGACGACGCCCCGGCGTTGCTGCGGCGCGCGCTCGCGTCGCCGAGGTGGGAGCCGCAGGTCGTGGCGCTCTCGGGCAACACCGACTGCTATCAGCCGGTGGAGCGGCGGCTGCGGCTCACGCGACGCTGTCTCGAGGTGTTCGCCGACTTCCGCAATCCCGTCGGCGTGATCACGAAGTCCGCGCTCGTCGCGCGCGACGCGGACCTGCTCGGCGCCCTGGCGCGCCACGGCGCCGCGCAGGTCGCGGTCTCGGTCACCACGCTCGATCCGGAGCTCGCTCGCCGCATGGAGCCGCGGGCGGCGCAGCCTGCGAGGCGGCTGGAGGCGATCGCGACGCTCGCGGCGGCGGGCGTGCCGGTGACGGTCATGGTCGCGCCGGTGATCCCGGGTCTCACCGACGAGGAGATGCCGCGCATCCTCGCCGCGGCGGCGGCCGCGGGTGCACGCAGCGCCGCGTGGACGCTCGTGCGGCTGGCGCAGCCGCTCGACGCACTCTTCGACGAATGGCTCGCGCGGAGCTACCCCGACCGGCGTGCGCGCATCCTCGGCCGCATCCGCCAGACGCGCCGGGGACGCCTCAACGACACCACGTTCGGGCAGCGGCACCGCGGCGTCGGGGCGCATGCGGCGCAGATTGCCGCGTTGTTCGCCGTGTCGGCGCGCAAGGTCGGCCTCGATCGCGCCCTGCCCGCGCTGTCGACGGCCGCCTTCCGGCGTCCACCGGCGCGCGGCGACCAGCTCGCGCTCTTCTAGGGTCCCGAGTCCGAAGCGCGTCGCCGGATCTCGGGGAGCGCCGCGCGGGCTTGCGACTCACGCACGGTGCGCGCTAGCTTGATTGCCGAGTCCCGGAGCCGCCGATGCATCGGGAAGCAGGCGGAGGAGGCGCGCACGCTGGTGCGCAGGACGCTCGAGGGGAAGGGCAGGGCCCTCCACAACACGCAGGCGAAGGTCGCGACGGCGCCGGGCGCGCTCGACGCCGCGGTCGCCGCGCAATGAGGACGACCGGATGGGGATGTGGCGGACGACGGCGGCGGCGCTGCTGCTGCCGGGGATGGCGCAGGCGCTGACGTTCGCCGTCACCAGCACGGCCGACGAGGAGGACATGACCCCGGGCAACGCGGTCTGCGCCAGTGCCACGGGGGCCTGCACGCTGCGGGCGGCCATCCAGGAAGCCAACGCGCTCGTCGGCACCGACGTGGTCACGGTGCCGGCCGGCACCTACGTCCTCACGCTCACGGGCGACGGCGAGAACGACGGCCTCACCGGCGACCTCGACGTGCGCGACACCATCGAGATCGAGGGCGCCGGCCGCGACGCGACGATCATCGACGGCGGCAGCGCCGATCGCGTGTTCCACGTGCACGCGAGAGCCGGGTTCACGCTCTCCGGCGTCACCGTCCGCAACGGGCTCGCGGACGCCGGCGGCGGCATCCGCCACGAGGGCGAGGCACCGCTGGTCGTGCGCGCGGCCGGCTTCGACGCCAACACCGCCACCCAGGGCGCGGCCATCTTCCACGGCGACGGCGCGCTGACGGTCACGGACGTGGTCTTCTCGGACAACGTCGCGACCAACGTGGGCGGCGGCATCGCGAAGTTCGCGGGGAGCCAGGAGGTGAGCGGCTGCGCGTTCCGCGGCAACGTCGGCCTCGGTGCCGGCGGCGCGATCTACCACGCCGGCACCGGGTCGATCGCCGTGGCGGGATCCACCTTTCGCGACCACTACGGCAACGCCGGCGGATGCCTCTTCGTGCAGACCGACGGCGGCGCGCTGACGCTGACCGGATCGCGCTTCGAGCGCTGCTTCGCCTCGGCCGGGGCGCCGGGCGGCGGCGTCTACTTCGCGAGCACGAGCGGCGGGCTCACCGTCGCCGACAGCGCGTTCACGGACGGCGTCGCCGTCGTCGGTGCGGGCGTCTTCGCCGATACCGCGGCGGGAATCACCGTCACGGGCAGCACGTTCGCCGGCAACTTCGCGTCGTCGGGCGGCGGCGGTCTCTTCCGGGACGGCGAGGGCACGACCACGCTCCAGGGCGTCCGCTTCGCGGCGAACCGCGGCGGTACCGGTCAGGGAGGAGGCGCCGCGTTGCGCGCCAAGGGCGACGTCACCGTCGCCGGTGCCGAGCTCGTGGCGAACCAGGCGAGCGGCGGGGCGGGCCTCCTCGTCACCACCGACGCCGGCCTCACCGTCGCGGGGGCGCGGTTCGCCGATCATCTCGGCACCGGGGGCGCGGGGGGCGCCGGGCTCCTCGCCACGGCCGGGGTCGGCATCGCGCTCCGCGACGCGACGTTCGTCGGCA
It contains:
- a CDS encoding CSLREA domain-containing protein, with protein sequence MGMWRTTAAALLLPGMAQALTFAVTSTADEEDMTPGNAVCASATGACTLRAAIQEANALVGTDVVTVPAGTYVLTLTGDGENDGLTGDLDVRDTIEIEGAGRDATIIDGGSADRVFHVHARAGFTLSGVTVRNGLADAGGGIRHEGEAPLVVRAAGFDANTATQGAAIFHGDGALTVTDVVFSDNVATNVGGGIAKFAGSQEVSGCAFRGNVGLGAGGAIYHAGTGSIAVAGSTFRDHYGNAGGCLFVQTDGGALTLTGSRFERCFASAGAPGGGVYFASTSGGLTVADSAFTDGVAVVGAGVFADTAAGITVTGSTFAGNFASSGGGGLFRDGEGTTTLQGVRFAANRGGTGQGGGAALRAKGDVTVAGAELVANQASGGAGLLVTTDAGLTVAGARFADHLGTGGAGGAGLLATAGVGIALRDATFVGNTTINAAGGGANLQAPTFVTVERTTFAGNAAQGAAGFGGGLAAAAAAVTITNATFSGNFAGAGGGVFAPSPTSVSSSTFVGNRAITNGSAILNDGTVTLRGTVVAASSGAAACGGFPITSAGDNVDQDGACGLAGPRDRAGIDPQLGSLADAGDGALTHAPLPGSPLIDADGGACPPVDQRNVPRPADGDGDGTAVCDVGAVEFVDECPSDPGKVLPGICGCGVADLDADANGVADCLRNAEMKLRIGGLRGRVGEITGAKDDAQKQLKAAVKAGADDVVAYAEANAGALVLADPVADLTKLGRKARLAVRKTLRGKGKKLRKKQTKATAALDAMDAAVAPQ
- a CDS encoding PA0069 family radical SAM protein; protein product: MTAPPLRPRGTTAAPGNRYEQLRVERDEEPDGSEPTRFYRDASRTILAENRSPDVGFRYSVNPYRGCEHGCIYCYARPSHEYLGFDAGLDFESRIMVKDDAPALLRRALASPRWEPQVVALSGNTDCYQPVERRLRLTRRCLEVFADFRNPVGVITKSALVARDADLLGALARHGAAQVAVSVTTLDPELARRMEPRAAQPARRLEAIATLAAAGVPVTVMVAPVIPGLTDEEMPRILAAAAAAGARSAAWTLVRLAQPLDALFDEWLARSYPDRRARILGRIRQTRRGRLNDTTFGQRHRGVGAHAAQIAALFAVSARKVGLDRALPALSTAAFRRPPARGDQLALF